A portion of the Pseudomonas koreensis genome contains these proteins:
- a CDS encoding ABC transporter ATP-binding protein yields the protein MNFQQMRDEPLPASAAAFLWRYIRIRPAHFVAMVALVMGAACCAVVVQYGMKLLVDAMAAGSAADQVWHAFGLFMALIVMENLLWRLGGWVGCHTIVGSCADLRVDLFHHLTGHPMRYFKRHFSGSLANRVSAIGAAADKVYGGLTWRIVPPCVDFIGAVALLLAVHGAMALALVGCVIVVAALITVFGVRGRSRHIAFASQSARVGGEIVDLVSNVWTIKAFSGRQRERLRLEREIGIEADSHRSSWMYMEKARVLHDICLTVMAGGMLGWAIVLWRAGQITAGDVVMVSALTFRILHGSRELALALVETSQQMGVISETLGIVAQPHELSDTLEELAPTRGHIKMLDVGYAYPDGRKVFEHFFLDIPAGQSVGIAGTSGSGKSTLLGLLQRLDDVRSGVILIDDRDIRSVSQDSLRRQIAVVPQEPTLFNRSILENIGYGQPYATEQQIIEAARQAFCDEFVQALPQGYHTPVGERGVTLSGGQRQRLGLARAFLKDAPILILDEATSALDSDSEAIIQRALSNLMRGRTVLAVAHRLSTIANFDRVLVLEDGEIVQDGTPQELRESQGRFRTLWQMQAMVHNR from the coding sequence ATGAACTTCCAGCAGATGCGCGATGAGCCCTTGCCGGCGTCAGCCGCTGCCTTCTTATGGCGCTACATCAGAATTCGCCCGGCGCACTTCGTCGCTATGGTCGCACTGGTGATGGGCGCGGCGTGCTGTGCGGTGGTGGTGCAGTACGGCATGAAACTGCTGGTCGATGCCATGGCCGCCGGGTCGGCGGCGGATCAGGTGTGGCACGCGTTTGGCCTGTTCATGGCGTTGATCGTGATGGAAAACCTGCTGTGGCGCCTCGGCGGCTGGGTCGGCTGCCACACCATCGTCGGCAGTTGCGCCGATTTGCGCGTGGACCTGTTTCATCACCTGACCGGCCACCCGATGCGCTATTTCAAGCGGCACTTCTCCGGTTCGCTGGCTAATCGCGTCTCGGCGATCGGCGCCGCTGCCGACAAGGTCTATGGCGGGCTGACCTGGCGCATCGTGCCGCCGTGCGTGGATTTCATCGGCGCCGTGGCTTTGCTGTTGGCGGTGCACGGGGCGATGGCACTGGCCCTGGTCGGCTGCGTGATCGTGGTCGCCGCGCTGATCACCGTGTTCGGCGTACGCGGCCGCAGCCGGCACATTGCTTTTGCTTCGCAGTCGGCGCGGGTCGGTGGCGAGATTGTCGATCTGGTCTCTAACGTCTGGACGATTAAGGCCTTCTCCGGCCGCCAACGTGAACGCCTGCGGCTTGAGCGCGAGATCGGCATCGAGGCCGATTCGCACCGCAGCAGTTGGATGTACATGGAGAAGGCGCGGGTGCTGCACGACATCTGCCTGACCGTGATGGCGGGGGGCATGCTCGGCTGGGCGATCGTGCTCTGGCGAGCGGGGCAGATCACGGCGGGCGATGTGGTGATGGTCAGCGCGTTGACCTTTCGCATCCTGCACGGTTCGCGCGAACTGGCGCTGGCCCTGGTGGAAACCAGCCAGCAGATGGGCGTCATCAGCGAAACGCTGGGCATCGTCGCCCAGCCCCACGAACTCAGCGACACCTTGGAGGAACTGGCACCGACGCGCGGGCACATCAAGATGCTCGACGTCGGCTATGCGTACCCGGACGGGCGCAAGGTCTTCGAGCATTTTTTTCTGGATATTCCCGCCGGGCAAAGCGTCGGCATTGCTGGCACTTCGGGCTCGGGCAAATCGACCTTGCTCGGTTTGCTGCAACGGCTGGATGACGTGCGCAGCGGGGTGATCCTGATCGATGACCGCGACATCCGCTCGGTCAGTCAGGACAGCTTGCGCCGACAGATCGCCGTGGTGCCGCAAGAGCCGACGCTGTTCAATCGCAGCATTCTGGAAAACATCGGCTATGGCCAGCCGTACGCCACCGAGCAGCAGATCATCGAAGCCGCGCGCCAGGCGTTTTGCGACGAATTCGTCCAAGCGCTGCCGCAGGGTTATCACACCCCGGTCGGTGAGCGCGGGGTGACCTTGTCCGGTGGCCAGCGCCAGCGTCTGGGTCTGGCGCGGGCGTTTTTAAAAGACGCTCCGATCCTGATTCTGGATGAGGCGACCTCGGCACTGGATTCCGATTCCGAAGCGATCATCCAGCGTGCATTGAGCAACCTGATGCGTGGCAGGACAGTCCTTGCGGTGGCCCACCGGCTCTCGACCATCGCCAACTTCGACCGGGTGCTGGTGCTCGAGGACGGCGAGATCGTCCAGGACGGCACGCCGCAGGAGTTGCGCGAGAGTCAGGGACGGTTCCGCACGCTGTGGCAGATGCAGGCGATGGTGCACAACCGTTGA
- a CDS encoding family 16 glycosylhydrolase, with protein MNRSRYLLFVWLLLSAGVSANIPGPVTEGLVLWLDGNDPASMTLEGQNQVVRWLDKSGKGNEVTVDNRAATTLPTRVDNALNGHGVVRFSGTAAFMGQAIRTTKGPVTVFVVSRRLPEQAGGKAWQRLFSSRPQLADNDNVAPNFGISVQQTSAYDPALALLETSDVPIGPFAVARNVVGTSEILRGDIAEVLVYDRQFSNQDERRSVFDYLAQKWAVVVPQQADAWTRVGPLGPTPAHVTPDLPLSDQANAGGWKLDTRLSDEFNGSTLDAQRWHVNNATGTDSLGRKPALFLPENAKVGSGNLNITFRKQTLPEKYVAMGYKDYSSAMVRTNERGMYGYYEARAKPMNSAGSSAFWLAWTGLPDNATEIDIFEIGGKTRNEAFDYRYNMNAHVWARPQNDQHLSSGSTWIAPWRLANTFHVYGFDWQPETLRWYVDGVLVREAKNTYWHFPMQIVFDSEAMWDWFGVVDDADLPSVFRIDYVRVWTRSAQ; from the coding sequence ATGAACAGATCACGATATTTACTGTTTGTCTGGCTGCTGCTAAGCGCTGGCGTCAGCGCCAATATTCCAGGACCAGTGACTGAAGGACTGGTGTTGTGGCTCGACGGCAATGATCCGGCCTCGATGACACTGGAGGGGCAAAACCAGGTCGTGCGCTGGCTGGACAAGTCCGGCAAGGGCAATGAAGTCACCGTCGACAATCGCGCGGCGACGACTTTGCCGACGCGGGTCGACAACGCGCTCAACGGCCATGGCGTGGTGCGTTTCAGCGGCACGGCGGCGTTCATGGGCCAGGCGATTCGCACCACCAAGGGCCCGGTGACAGTGTTCGTCGTCTCGCGGCGCCTGCCCGAGCAGGCCGGCGGCAAAGCCTGGCAGCGACTGTTCAGCTCCCGCCCGCAACTGGCGGACAACGACAACGTCGCGCCGAATTTCGGCATCAGCGTGCAGCAGACCAGCGCCTACGATCCGGCGCTGGCGCTGCTGGAAACCAGTGACGTGCCGATCGGTCCGTTCGCGGTGGCGCGCAACGTGGTGGGTACCTCGGAAATCCTCCGCGGCGACATCGCCGAAGTGCTGGTGTATGACCGTCAATTCAGCAACCAGGACGAACGCCGTAGTGTGTTCGACTACCTGGCGCAAAAATGGGCGGTCGTGGTTCCGCAGCAGGCCGATGCGTGGACCCGGGTTGGCCCGTTAGGCCCGACCCCGGCGCACGTTACGCCAGATCTGCCGTTGTCGGATCAGGCCAACGCCGGCGGCTGGAAGCTCGATACGCGGCTGTCCGACGAATTCAACGGCAGCACCCTCGATGCCCAGCGCTGGCACGTCAACAACGCCACCGGCACCGATTCCCTCGGGCGCAAACCGGCGCTGTTTTTGCCGGAGAACGCCAAGGTCGGCAGCGGCAATCTGAACATCACTTTCCGCAAGCAGACCCTCCCGGAAAAATATGTCGCCATGGGCTACAAGGACTACAGCTCGGCCATGGTGCGCACCAACGAACGCGGAATGTACGGCTATTACGAAGCCCGGGCGAAACCGATGAATTCCGCCGGTTCCAGTGCGTTCTGGCTGGCGTGGACCGGGCTGCCGGACAACGCCACGGAAATCGACATTTTCGAGATCGGCGGCAAAACCCGCAACGAGGCGTTCGACTATCGGTACAACATGAACGCCCATGTCTGGGCCAGACCGCAGAATGATCAACACCTGAGTTCCGGCAGCACATGGATTGCACCGTGGCGGCTGGCCAATACCTTTCATGTCTACGGCTTTGACTGGCAACCCGAGACGTTGCGCTGGTATGTCGACGGCGTGCTGGTGCGAGAGGCGAAGAACACCTATTGGCACTTCCCCATGCAAATCGTCTTCGACAGTGAAGCGATGTGGGACTGGTTCGGCGTGGTCGACGATGCTGACCTGCCGTCGGTATTTCGCATCGATTACGTCAGGGTCTGGACCCGCTCAGCGCAATAG
- the galE gene encoding UDP-glucose 4-epimerase GalE: MRKTTLITGGAGYIGSHTALQLIESGRSVLILDNLCNSSREAIARLELLSHSHIDFIEGDIRDAALLEEIFSTYAIDAVLHFAGLKAVAQSMRRPMDYYANNVVGTLNLCQAMARAHVFNLVFSSSATVYGEPARMPIVEDHGTGKPANPYGRSKLVIEELLSDLALADSRWNIAVLRYFNPIGAHDSGLIGEAPNGRPNNLLPCLTEVASGQRAALTVYGNDYPTVDGTCIRDYIHVLDLAAGHLKALEVLQGDEHGLHVWNLGTGTGYSVLQIISAFEDVTGLRIPYRFAPRRAGDVAECRADASKAGRELGWRAQRELTQMLIDSWRWQTSNPWGYRPQPAPLLAVGT, encoded by the coding sequence ATGCGCAAAACCACGTTGATCACGGGCGGTGCCGGCTACATCGGTTCGCACACGGCATTGCAGTTGATCGAGTCCGGACGCTCGGTTCTGATCCTCGACAACCTGTGCAATAGCAGCCGCGAGGCCATCGCACGGCTCGAGCTGTTGAGTCATTCGCACATCGATTTCATCGAAGGCGATATCCGCGACGCGGCGTTGCTGGAGGAGATTTTCAGCACTTACGCGATCGACGCGGTGCTGCATTTCGCCGGTCTCAAAGCGGTCGCGCAAAGCATGCGTCGACCGATGGATTACTACGCCAACAACGTGGTCGGCACGCTGAACCTGTGTCAGGCGATGGCCCGCGCCCACGTGTTCAATCTGGTGTTCAGTTCATCGGCGACGGTGTACGGCGAGCCGGCCCGCATGCCGATCGTCGAAGATCACGGCACCGGCAAACCGGCCAATCCTTACGGGCGCTCGAAGCTGGTGATCGAAGAGTTGCTCAGCGACCTCGCCCTCGCCGATTCACGCTGGAACATCGCCGTGCTGCGTTACTTCAATCCGATCGGCGCGCACGACAGCGGGCTGATCGGCGAGGCGCCCAACGGTCGGCCGAACAATCTGCTGCCGTGCCTGACCGAGGTTGCCAGCGGCCAGCGCGCGGCGTTGACTGTTTATGGCAACGATTATCCGACCGTCGACGGCACCTGTATTCGCGATTACATCCATGTGCTGGATCTGGCCGCTGGTCATCTCAAAGCGCTGGAGGTTTTGCAGGGCGACGAGCATGGCCTGCACGTTTGGAATCTTGGCACCGGCACCGGCTACAGCGTGTTGCAAATCATCAGCGCCTTCGAAGACGTCACCGGTCTGCGCATCCCCTACCGCTTCGCCCCGCGTCGCGCCGGTGATGTCGCTGAATGCCGCGCCGATGCGAGCAAGGCCGGGCGCGAGCTGGGCTGGCGCGCGCAACGCGAGCTGACGCAAATGCTCATCGACAGTTGGCGCTGGCAGACCAGCAACCCATGGGGCTACCGCCCGCAACCCGCGCCGTTGCTGGCGGTGGGCACTTGA
- a CDS encoding oligosaccharide flippase family protein, which yields MANRRLMTLVWIFTEKFGLIFLSMITFVVYAHLLTPTELGIGTLIIAVVEVVGILFSSMLEDPLVRLQRMEDKHISSVFWFAVLVSLLSIAVISLAVVLYTPSTALRWMTAVASVKILFTLMARVYVAQMRRSGNFKLLASRTLLGKVAGGVGGVAVALLGFGPWAVVAQALIMDGISTLVLMRSERRRIPLLIDRQVLGELLRAGLPVCVNVMSSQTLQRGVNLILGLTAGAHAVGMFNLAMRIIDLPRSAIYNGLMSYALPVFARRSAEPARLIGVIGDSTAISGFVLTPLFFGIALTAEDIIQLIFGAKWADAIPLLQVLACTAALGNLALYATTALVAVNRTHLTLKAEVATTLLALALVYLLGASYGGMAAALALLLRMLLITPLQVRGLHAAIGYDWRSFFQSSYRSLLASVVMVVVVMWLSRQTGLSGYAHLAGDIAIGTLTYALAYSLLHPRWPQEFKLVFTAR from the coding sequence ATGGCCAACCGTCGCCTGATGACCCTCGTATGGATTTTCACCGAGAAGTTCGGCCTGATTTTCCTGTCGATGATTACCTTTGTCGTCTACGCGCATTTGCTGACGCCGACCGAGCTGGGCATCGGCACGCTGATCATCGCCGTGGTCGAAGTGGTGGGCATTCTGTTCTCGTCGATGCTCGAAGACCCGCTGGTGCGCCTGCAGCGGATGGAAGACAAACACATCAGCAGCGTGTTCTGGTTTGCGGTGCTGGTCAGTCTGTTGTCGATTGCGGTGATCTCGTTGGCGGTCGTGCTGTATACGCCGTCCACCGCGCTGCGCTGGATGACCGCCGTGGCCTCGGTGAAAATCCTCTTCACCCTGATGGCCCGGGTGTATGTGGCACAGATGCGCCGCAGCGGCAATTTCAAGCTGCTGGCCTCGCGCACCTTGCTCGGCAAAGTGGCTGGCGGGGTTGGCGGCGTGGCTGTTGCGCTGCTGGGTTTCGGTCCGTGGGCGGTGGTCGCGCAGGCGCTGATCATGGACGGCATTTCCACGCTGGTGCTGATGCGCAGCGAGCGTCGGCGCATTCCCTTGCTGATCGACCGCCAGGTACTGGGCGAACTGCTGCGCGCCGGCCTCCCGGTCTGCGTCAACGTCATGAGTTCGCAAACCCTGCAACGCGGCGTCAACCTGATTCTCGGCCTGACTGCCGGGGCGCACGCGGTGGGCATGTTCAACCTGGCGATGCGCATCATCGACCTGCCGCGCTCGGCGATCTACAACGGCTTGATGAGCTACGCCCTGCCGGTGTTCGCCCGGCGCAGTGCCGAACCGGCGCGGCTCATCGGCGTCATCGGCGATTCCACGGCAATCAGCGGCTTCGTGCTGACCCCGCTGTTTTTCGGCATCGCCCTGACCGCCGAAGACATCATCCAGCTGATCTTCGGCGCGAAATGGGCCGACGCGATTCCGTTGCTGCAAGTGCTCGCCTGCACGGCGGCGCTGGGCAATCTGGCGCTGTATGCGACCACTGCGCTGGTAGCGGTCAATCGCACACATCTGACACTGAAGGCCGAAGTCGCCACCACCCTGCTCGCGCTGGCGCTGGTGTATCTGCTCGGGGCGAGCTACGGCGGCATGGCGGCGGCGCTGGCATTGCTGCTGCGCATGCTGCTGATCACGCCATTGCAGGTGCGCGGCCTGCACGCCGCCATCGGTTACGACTGGCGCAGCTTCTTCCAGTCCAGTTACCGCAGCCTGCTTGCCTCTGTCGTGATGGTCGTGGTGGTGATGTGGCTGTCGCGGCAGACCGGCCTGTCCGGTTATGCGCACCTGGCGGGCGACATCGCCATCGGCACGCTGACCTACGCCTTGGCCTACAGCCTGCTGCACCCGCGCTGGCCGCAAGAATTCAAGTTGGTGTTCACCGCCCGCTGA
- a CDS encoding glycosyltransferase family 2 protein, which translates to MLNDPSAVTVCVVIPLYNAAASIQRTLDSVSAQTRLPDKVIVVDDGSSDAGPEIVKQYAAPFPIVLLQQPNQGPASARNRGVFSAEETFIAFLDADDRWHPEKLQKQLTLHAELSHQGRKVGLIDCFQMSEFSDGKRQLEDRCKHGDHFADFMRENIINGTSGVLALREIIVAIGGFDQSLRFAEDRLLWTRIAEISEIHSVPQILHWRAVNAANITAQPHKYYPHKLRFIQLYLARYGTRLNKQQRIYFVLANHAEFLNAFSRRGDHPRVIEVFRQMLGHSWQTLFFSQGKPTLRYLYACLKSLGNSR; encoded by the coding sequence ATGCTGAATGATCCCTCGGCCGTCACCGTGTGCGTGGTGATTCCGCTGTACAACGCCGCCGCCAGCATCCAACGCACGCTGGATTCGGTGAGTGCACAAACCCGGCTGCCGGACAAAGTCATCGTCGTCGATGACGGTTCCAGCGATGCCGGGCCAGAGATCGTCAAGCAGTACGCCGCGCCTTTTCCCATCGTGCTGTTGCAGCAGCCCAACCAAGGCCCGGCCAGTGCGCGCAATCGCGGCGTGTTCAGTGCCGAGGAAACCTTCATCGCCTTCCTCGATGCCGATGACCGCTGGCATCCCGAGAAACTGCAAAAACAACTGACCCTGCACGCCGAACTGAGCCACCAGGGGCGCAAGGTCGGTCTGATCGATTGTTTTCAGATGAGCGAATTCAGTGACGGCAAACGCCAGTTGGAGGACCGCTGCAAACACGGCGACCACTTTGCCGATTTCATGCGCGAAAACATCATCAACGGCACCTCCGGCGTACTCGCCCTGCGCGAAATCATCGTCGCCATTGGCGGCTTCGATCAGAGCCTGCGCTTCGCCGAGGATCGTCTGCTGTGGACGCGCATCGCGGAAATCAGCGAGATCCACAGCGTGCCGCAGATCCTGCACTGGCGCGCCGTCAACGCCGCCAACATCACCGCGCAACCGCACAAGTATTACCCGCACAAGCTGCGTTTCATTCAGCTGTACCTGGCGCGCTACGGCACCCGGCTGAACAAGCAGCAGCGGATCTATTTCGTCCTCGCCAATCACGCGGAGTTTCTCAATGCGTTTTCCCGGCGCGGCGATCACCCACGGGTCATCGAGGTGTTCCGGCAGATGCTCGGACATTCGTGGCAGACGCTGTTTTTCTCCCAGGGCAAACCGACCCTGCGCTACCTCTACGCCTGCTTGAAAAGCCTGGGCAACAGCCGCTGA
- a CDS encoding O-antigen ligase family protein yields the protein MNRLQVRYSTLADAFTLFGVLFYTQVIGFFLRLGNVSTLDDAQQDLEGNLANQVCGLLTLLVPLFFFIRHKVFLSKSFYRQNLFLLLFLGCVAASISWSSEPMLSFKRFVALLSVVFFAGFIAWRYSIERIAFLFGCVIGAAALVGLIFAVIRPDIAFISGGIRDGAFRGVFAEKNAGARLNAIAILLLLPMIRQRNPLAILYGLFALIAIGLAQSATAIALIVAGTASYAYFITLIRLRINRSLLAFTAATLVFFLLCGVLYANYAMLLELVGRDPSLTDRTLIWELLQPLIDAQFLKGYGFGAFWASADADAFITRWGYIGNAHSGYVETLLNGGLIQLIALLLMFAQTLSKRYRAITADQSARYQACALVIIGLFVVTNYVAYVIPNYRSGEFLIFCVLSLTFRHHLVARTQPLPVPSARPMRTTFREQRPC from the coding sequence ATGAACCGCCTGCAAGTGCGTTATTCGACGCTGGCCGACGCCTTCACCTTGTTTGGCGTGCTGTTCTATACGCAAGTGATCGGCTTCTTTCTGCGCCTGGGCAATGTCAGCACGCTGGACGATGCGCAGCAGGACCTGGAAGGCAATCTGGCCAATCAGGTCTGTGGCTTGCTGACCTTGCTGGTGCCGCTGTTCTTTTTCATCCGTCACAAGGTTTTTCTCAGCAAGAGCTTCTACCGGCAGAACCTGTTTTTGCTGTTGTTTCTCGGCTGCGTGGCGGCGTCGATCAGTTGGTCGAGCGAGCCGATGCTCAGCTTCAAGCGTTTCGTCGCGCTGCTCAGCGTAGTGTTCTTCGCCGGTTTCATTGCCTGGCGCTACAGCATCGAGCGGATCGCTTTTCTGTTCGGTTGCGTGATCGGTGCGGCGGCGCTGGTCGGCTTGATCTTCGCCGTGATTCGCCCGGACATCGCCTTCATTTCCGGTGGCATCCGTGACGGTGCCTTTCGCGGCGTGTTCGCGGAAAAGAACGCCGGCGCACGCCTGAACGCCATCGCGATCCTGTTGCTGCTGCCGATGATCCGCCAACGCAACCCGCTGGCAATCCTCTACGGGCTGTTCGCGCTGATCGCCATTGGCCTGGCGCAGTCGGCCACGGCGATTGCGCTGATCGTCGCCGGCACCGCCAGTTACGCCTACTTCATCACCCTGATCCGCTTGCGCATCAACCGCTCACTGCTGGCCTTCACCGCCGCGACGCTGGTGTTCTTCCTCTTGTGTGGGGTGCTTTACGCCAACTACGCCATGCTGCTGGAACTGGTCGGCCGCGACCCGTCACTCACTGACCGCACGTTGATCTGGGAGCTGTTGCAGCCGCTGATCGATGCGCAATTTCTCAAGGGCTACGGCTTCGGCGCGTTCTGGGCCAGCGCCGATGCCGATGCGTTCATTACCCGCTGGGGCTACATCGGCAATGCCCACAGTGGCTACGTCGAAACCCTGCTCAACGGCGGCCTGATTCAGCTGATTGCCCTGCTGCTGATGTTTGCCCAGACGCTGAGCAAGCGTTATCGGGCGATCACGGCGGATCAGTCGGCGCGCTATCAGGCGTGTGCGCTGGTGATCATCGGCCTGTTTGTGGTCACCAATTACGTCGCCTATGTGATCCCCAACTATCGCTCGGGCGAGTTCCTGATTTTCTGCGTGCTCAGCCTGACCTTCCGCCACCACCTCGTCGCCCGTACGCAGCCGCTGCCAGTCCCCAGCGCTCGGCCGATGCGTACCACTTTCAGGGAGCAACGCCCATGCTGA
- a CDS encoding glycosyltransferase: MKKLLIILQDLGAGGAEKMMVRLAGALVEAGNEVTLLMLTGAGINQPALDPRVRQVLLDSPRSAAAVPALTRFLRSNQYDAQLAALTHVNVVAIAAAALSGTLARLHVSERNAFSRDKHVNPALSVKLAYWLAPWLYRLIPNPVICVSQGVAEDLVDTTIARPRDVTTADNPVLDNDFRDKPAAAPSHPWLKDKTTPVIVAVGRLAQQKGFDTLIDAFARLPQGDARLIIFGEGALRSELLAQAAALGVAKRCDLPGYASDPIAEIARADCFVLSSRFEGSPNALVEALSTGTPVVATRCPYGPQEILADGAVAPLVEVDDPAALAAAISAQMAAPRTLHRQRRIDAAARFVSARAVQTYLKALLGRR, translated from the coding sequence ATGAAAAAACTGCTGATCATCCTCCAGGACCTCGGCGCCGGTGGCGCTGAAAAAATGATGGTGCGCCTCGCCGGTGCGTTGGTTGAAGCCGGCAACGAAGTCACGTTGCTGATGCTCACCGGTGCCGGCATCAATCAACCGGCGCTCGACCCACGGGTCAGGCAAGTGCTGCTCGACAGTCCGCGCAGCGCAGCGGCGGTGCCGGCGCTGACGCGTTTTTTGCGCAGCAATCAATACGACGCGCAACTGGCCGCCCTCACCCACGTCAACGTCGTGGCAATTGCCGCCGCTGCGCTGTCCGGGACTTTGGCGCGGCTGCATGTCAGCGAGCGCAATGCCTTCTCGCGGGACAAGCACGTCAACCCGGCGCTTTCGGTGAAGCTCGCCTACTGGCTGGCGCCGTGGCTGTATCGGCTGATTCCCAACCCGGTGATCTGCGTGTCGCAAGGCGTTGCCGAGGATCTGGTCGACACCACCATCGCCCGTCCGCGCGACGTGACCACTGCCGACAACCCGGTGCTCGACAACGATTTTCGCGACAAACCCGCCGCCGCCCCCAGCCATCCCTGGTTGAAGGACAAAACCACCCCGGTGATCGTCGCCGTGGGTCGGCTGGCGCAGCAGAAAGGTTTTGACACCCTGATCGACGCCTTCGCCCGTCTGCCGCAAGGCGATGCGCGGCTGATCATCTTCGGCGAAGGCGCATTGCGCAGCGAATTGCTGGCGCAAGCGGCAGCGCTCGGCGTCGCAAAGCGTTGCGATCTACCGGGTTACGCCAGTGATCCGATCGCCGAAATCGCCCGGGCTGACTGTTTCGTCTTGTCGTCGCGTTTCGAAGGCAGCCCCAACGCCCTGGTCGAAGCCTTGTCGACCGGTACGCCGGTCGTGGCGACACGCTGCCCGTATGGCCCGCAGGAAATTCTCGCCGATGGCGCCGTCGCGCCCTTGGTCGAGGTTGACGATCCCGCCGCACTCGCCGCCGCGATCAGCGCACAAATGGCCGCGCCACGAACCCTGCATCGCCAGCGGCGCATCGATGCTGCCGCGCGCTTTGTCAGCGCTCGCGCGGTGCAGACCTACCTCAAGGCGTTACTCGGGAGGCGCTGA
- a CDS encoding glycosyltransferase, protein MHILFTLKDYQTGGGVECVQQRLAEQFLADGRRVSFFVMNGDSPNVDGAPSLAGGGGGLVGWLKSIVLLRRLILREGVTHLIGAKEQANLCTWFATLGSPCQVIYTRHAALDCAEQNTGRASLRLLYALYLCGSGKVVAVSHGLRQSLAGLMPWGQPRIRYCPNAVISEQLLHAAQAPLPGGVPHHYWLGIGRLVETKGFDLLLEAYALAAQQRTLPYLVIAGDGPLRAELEAQAQRLGIERLVHFTGHLRNPYPLIRHAQVLVLSSLHEGLPTVLVEALALGTAVISSDCGSGPRELLDDGRLGRLVKVNDVPALAEALLDSLASREPATPARRSVREAIQPYTSQYAAQAYYQVWNR, encoded by the coding sequence ATGCATATTCTGTTCACGCTCAAGGATTACCAGACTGGCGGCGGCGTCGAGTGCGTGCAGCAACGCCTCGCCGAGCAGTTCCTGGCGGACGGCCGGCGGGTGAGTTTTTTCGTCATGAACGGCGACTCGCCCAACGTCGACGGCGCGCCAAGCCTTGCCGGTGGCGGCGGCGGCCTCGTTGGCTGGCTGAAATCGATCGTGCTGCTGCGCCGCTTGATTCTTCGCGAAGGCGTGACGCATCTGATCGGCGCCAAGGAGCAGGCCAATCTCTGCACCTGGTTCGCCACCTTGGGCAGTCCGTGCCAAGTCATCTACACCCGCCACGCCGCACTGGATTGCGCAGAGCAGAACACCGGGCGCGCCAGTCTGCGCCTGTTGTACGCGCTGTATCTGTGCGGCAGCGGCAAGGTGGTCGCGGTGTCCCACGGTTTGCGCCAGTCGCTTGCCGGGTTGATGCCCTGGGGCCAGCCGCGCATCCGTTATTGCCCGAACGCGGTGATCAGCGAGCAACTGTTGCATGCGGCACAAGCACCGTTGCCCGGTGGTGTGCCCCATCATTACTGGCTGGGGATCGGCCGACTGGTGGAAACCAAGGGCTTCGATCTGTTGCTCGAAGCCTATGCGCTGGCAGCGCAACAGCGCACGCTGCCCTATCTGGTGATTGCCGGCGACGGCCCGTTGCGCGCGGAGCTCGAAGCGCAGGCGCAACGACTGGGCATCGAACGTCTGGTGCATTTCACCGGGCATCTGCGCAATCCCTATCCGCTGATTCGCCATGCGCAGGTGTTGGTGCTCAGCTCATTGCACGAAGGTTTGCCGACGGTGCTGGTCGAGGCGCTGGCGCTGGGCACGGCGGTGATTTCCAGCGATTGCGGCAGCGGGCCGCGGGAGTTGCTCGACGACGGACGCCTCGGGCGCTTGGTCAAGGTCAACGATGTACCGGCCCTCGCCGAGGCGCTGCTCGACAGTCTGGCCAGCCGCGAACCCGCGACGCCGGCCCGACGCTCGGTCAGGGAAGCGATCCAGCCCTATACCAGCCAGTACGCCGCTCAGGCTTATTACCAGGTGTGGAACCGATGA
- a CDS encoding WecB/TagA/CpsF family glycosyltransferase, whose product MIRLELLNRYSPALLESNRAFSFLNFASIGSFIRQPPPSLAYFCDGMLMSGFMSRITGRAVERVSFDFTSIADPVLRESEQRGKRVYVVGARQAELDRFVEKLGTQYPRLQLVGAHNGYFDAEQGAALQADIRRQRTNLLLVGLGAGLQERFVLDALRGGFSGVAFTCGGFIRQEANASERYYPDAINRLHLRAFYRMYREPHTIKRYLLDYPSNALRLTELILRQQVAINVTAP is encoded by the coding sequence ATGATCCGCCTGGAATTGCTGAATCGTTATTCGCCGGCGCTGCTGGAATCGAACCGGGCGTTCTCCTTCCTCAACTTCGCCTCGATCGGCAGTTTCATCCGCCAGCCGCCGCCGTCGCTGGCGTATTTCTGCGACGGCATGCTGATGTCCGGGTTCATGTCGCGCATCACCGGGCGCGCGGTGGAGCGGGTCAGTTTCGATTTCACCTCGATTGCCGATCCGGTGTTGCGCGAGTCCGAGCAGCGCGGCAAACGTGTCTATGTGGTGGGCGCGCGGCAGGCGGAGCTTGATCGTTTCGTCGAAAAACTCGGCACGCAGTACCCGCGCCTGCAGCTGGTTGGCGCGCACAACGGTTACTTCGACGCCGAGCAAGGCGCGGCGCTGCAGGCTGACATCCGCCGGCAGCGGACCAATCTGCTGCTGGTCGGCCTTGGCGCCGGGCTGCAGGAGCGCTTTGTCCTCGATGCGCTGCGCGGTGGCTTCAGCGGCGTGGCGTTCACCTGCGGCGGTTTCATTCGTCAGGAGGCCAATGCCAGCGAGCGTTACTACCCCGACGCCATCAACCGCCTGCACCTGCGCGCTTTCTACCGCATGTACCGCGAGCCGCACACGATCAAGCGTTACCTGCTCGACTACCCGAGCAATGCCCTGCGCCTGACCGAACTGATTCTGCGCCAGCAAGTGGCGATCAATGTCACCGCCCCATGA